The Mobula hypostoma chromosome 5, sMobHyp1.1, whole genome shotgun sequence region attatttattgctattcatttacagttacatttcaacagtttgttatcttctattcttctgctctttcattgatcctgtttacagttactgttctcaGATTACAGTTATTGTACTCAGGAAACTGAAGCTCAGGGCGATATGTACTCTggtaatgaattttactttgaactttggaatctAATTCTAAGGCATAGTTTTAGAATAAGGAGTCCTCTATTTCTTGTGCAGCTGAGGGGTAATTTTATCTTTCAAAGATGATTTATTGAAAACACTGAAAGCCAATTTCTTGGCTCTCACAGCCCAGCATTATGATGAAGAGGCAGATAAGCGGTACTGGGGTACTAAACAAATACTTTACATTGGTATCATCAAGGAGAAGGATAGGGAGGACAGTGAGTTCAGAAAGGGGCGTGTTACTATGgagaatgagaaggtgtttgatcTTCAGGAAgggtactgattatggatgatcagccatgatcacagtgaatggtggtgctggctcgaagggctgaatggcctactcctgcacctattgtctattgtctattgactttcAGGAGCATAAGTGCCCAGGGCCAGATGggattattgagagaggcaagagaggaggAGACTGTTGGGTTCTTGTTGGAAATCTCTGTTTCCATGCTAGCCATAGGCAAGGATGGgtccggggtgggggtgggagggggggttgtgtggtggggagggggggaagaggagtaCAGCCAAAGTTGTTCAATTAATGAATGGCAGTAGAGACAAACCAGGCATTTTTCAGCTGGCGAGCCTTGTATCCATGGTAGGGAAACAAATAATAAACATCTTATTTATAGTgtacttttcatacagatgatgtagttcCAAGTGCTTTGAGGCCCCCCATTcatcagggtcgaccatggatattgtgtcctagctgtctacatgttGCACACGCCAGGACAGTACGATTtgaagagcaagttgttgcccacgTGGCAGGCTtgtcctctccacacagctgatgcatCCAACGGAACTGCAGAGACTGATacggtttggcaccagtggcatcacggTAGTTGCcgttcagcattgaactcaacaaagggacttcagctctggatttttcctcgggggtTTAATCCCAAAgctttcctcatgagtgggtacagccgcaaggcagcggaggtttgagatcagagttttccttctagatgagctgccaaccacggctgtcctcgccacattctacagaggatgtattgagagcatcctgagcagctgcatcactgcctggttgggaaattgcaccatctcggatcgcaagaccctgcagcggatagtgaggtcagctgagaagatcattggggtctctcttcccgccatcacagacatttacaccacacgctgcatccgtaaagcaaacagcattatgaaggaccccacacacccctcatacaaactcttctccctcctgccatctggcaaaaggtaccaaagcattcgggctctcacgaccagactatgtaacagtttcttcccccaagccatcagagtcctcaattcccagagcctggactgacaccaacctactgtaccctctactgtgcctactgtcttgatttttattgtaatgcctgcactgttttgagcactttatgcagtcctgtgtaggtctgtagtctagtgtagtttttgtgttgttttacgtagttcagtgtagattttgtattgtttcatgtagcaccatggtcctggaaaacattgcctcatttttactgtgtactgtaccagcagttatggttgaaatgacaattttaaaagtgacttgacttgatttgaattgacaagccccatctgcccgatcaaagtgctttacaatgggataaaatgcaaatgtgaaaataaaagacaaaaagttaTTAGTTAAAAGTAAGGTTAAGTAAATAGGTTTTGTGTTGGTCCTTAAAAATGTCAACTGAGTTTTTagatattgaattccacagtttaggaataTAGTTCAAAAAAAGCTTTAAAATCCTATTGGTGAAGACTGTTGGTACAATTTGTAAAAGTGTAGTTGGCATAGCTCAGTGTGGGGCCCGTCATACCTCACAAACTGGATGGAGGATTTTTGTAGAGGGTGCAGATAAGGCAGTGTTTGTTGTATACATGGATTACTCCTTACAAAAGGAGTTCTGTCACTGTGCAACCTTCCTTTCGTGTTTTCATTGTCAATGAAGTATTTTCAATGTGATACCATGCAAAAATGGAAGAACTGGTGTGATTTATCAAATATTTGAACTGCAGGTAGCAACAATAATGAGTGGGCGACCTCGCGGAACAGCCAAGCGGAGGGGCGCAGCACCCAAGCGAAGATCACCGCTGAGATTATCGCCGGCAAGGCCACCACAAAGGTTGCCGAGGTCTCCCAGAAGGTCACCAAGGGCAGAACAAGAGAGTCCCCGTGGGAGACCGTCCATTAGCCCCAGAGCCCCACAAAGTAAGACAGTTTCACTCCTGTTGTTCGCTTTCGTCTgtctcaaataagggacaaatAATGTAGACAGTCAAAAGAGAACATCTTCCTTTCTCCATGAGGTGACAGTCAATGCTATTTCCAAATAAAATTTATTGGGAGCACACTGTTACTATTTAAATAAAAGAATAGAAAATTGAACTTCAACAGTACAAATTAGTTCACATTATTTTTGTCCTTCAGAACCTGCAagtaggacatagaacagtgcagtggGCCACAACGTTGTGTCAACCAAATCTACAGCAATGTCAATCGAACCCTTCTCGtcgcatttttctttcatccatgtgcctatctcttaaatgtctctgatgTATGTCtcttaggtacagaggagatgacaggggtaagttttttacacagagagtggtgagtgtgtggaatgggctgccggcggcagtggtggaggcggatacgatagggtcttttaagagactcctggatgggtacatggagcttagaaaaatagagggctatgggtaagcctaggtagttctaaggtaaggacatgttcggcacagctttgtcggctgaagggcctgtgttgtgctgtaggttttctatgtttctatgtatcagcctctatcacCATTCTTTGCAGGaagttccacgcactcaccactttctgtataAGGAACTTGCTTTTgacattcccctccccctgcccccccaatactttcctccaaacaccttacaaTTATTCCCTTCTTTTAGCCATTTCCATCTTGGGGAAAAAGTCCAGCCCATCGCCCCCTGGGCTTTGTTGACTTCCCTGTTTTTCCTGTGTCTCAATGCCCTGAGGCTGTTCTTCAGttgagtgttctgcacaagcaaTCTACGTGGCTGATGGCTAAGCAACACATACTAGGGGTGATTGAAGGAGGATTTCTGGGGTGAGTCCAGGTAAAGCCACACTACCTCAAATTTGGAACCGGACTGATCGGGGTTGGTTGCAGGGATTGGTGAGGGATATGGCGGAGGGATAGGAGTcggagtgatagggctaaggaaggggaaagcagaaataaatcaaagttagcatgcaacagagatgatagggacaggcaggagatggggcagaatcacagccagtgggatgagttacagggcaatagaggcgtggtaccgttaaaacagaaagcaacaaatactggactgaaagtgttgtatttcaatgcatgcagcataaaaaatgaatggacgatcttgaaattcagctacagattggcaagtatgacattgtggccgtctctgaaacttggctaaaggatggctgccattgggagctgaacgtccaaggatatacagtgtatcagaaagataggctaGAAGGcagtgggggtggtgtggctctgtgtataagaaataatattaaatcattggaaatagatgacattggattggaaggtgtatggtctctatgggttgagttaagaaatggcaagggtaaaaggacccttatggcagttgtatacaggcctccaaacagcagccaggatgtggattacaaattacagcaggagatagaaaagaggtgtcagaagggcaatgtcatgataactatgggggattttaacatgaaagtggattgggaaaaccaggccagtactggacctcaagagagagaatttgtagaatgtctaagggatggctttttagaacagtttgttgttgagcccactaagggattggctgtgctggactgcgtgttgtgcaatgatccagaggtgataagagagcttaaggttaaggaacccttagggaacactgatcacaatatgatcaagttcactttgaaatttgagaaggagaaactttatttcagtggaataaaggaaattacaatgggttgagaggggaactggtcaaggttgactggaaagggaaagcagagcagcaatggctggagtttctgcgaaaaatgagggaagtgcaagacagatatattccaaataagaagaaatttggaatggaagaaggacactactgtggctgacaagtgaagtcagagccaaagtaaaagcaaaagagatagCATACAAGGATGCCAAAGccagtgggaagatggaggattgggaagcttataaaaacttgcagaaggaaactaagaaggtcattaggaaggaaaagatgaattatgaaagaaagctgacgactaatatcaaagaagatactaaaagcttttttaagtatataaagggtgaaAGGGAGTTGTGGGTAGAtacaggaccaatagaaaatgacgctggagatattgtaatgagagaagcagagatggcagaggaactgaatgtgtattttgcatcagtcttcacagtggaagacatctgcagtgtaccggacattcaagagtgtcagggagatgaagtatgtgcagtgaaaattactactgagaaggtgctcaggaagcttaacggtctgagggtggataaatctcctggacctgatggaatgcaccctcgggttctgaaggaagtaactggagagattgcggaggtattaacaatgatctttcaagaatcaatagattttggcattgtaccggatgactggaaaattgcaaatgttactccgctatttaagaagggtgggaggcagcagaaaggaaactatagacctgttagcctgacatcagtggttggaaagttgctggaatcgattgttagggatgagattacggagtacctggaggtacatgacaagataggccaaagccagcatggtttcctgaaaggaaaatcctgcctgactaacctactgcaatttttagaagaaattacaagcagggtagacaaaggagatgtagtagttgtggtgtatttggattttcagaaggcctttgacaaggtgctgcacattaggctgcttacaggtgagttactagcatgggtggagcattggctgattggcagaaagcagagtgggaataaagggaaacacgaggaattctgcataagaaattacagatggggagcagtgagagatggtttcactgaactcccgtcgaagagaagatttaaacctTCAGTGtaggaagaaattacagatggggagctgttctggctggttgccggttatcagtggagttccacaggggtctatgttgggaccacagctttttacgatgtatgtcaatgatttggactatagtattaatggctttgtggctaagtttgccgatgatactgagataggtggaggagtgggtagtgttgaggaaacagagagcctgcagagagacttagatagtttaggggaatgggcaaaggagtggcaaatgaaatacaatgttggaaagtgtatggtcatgctctttggtggaagaaataaatgggcagactattatttagatgtagagagaattcaaaatgcagagatgcaaagggacttgggagtccttgtgcaggataccctaaagtttaacctctaggttgagttggtggtgaagaaggtgaatgcaatgttgacattcatttctagaggtatagaatacaagagcagggatgtgatgttgaggctctataaggcactcatgagaccacacttggagtattgtgtgcagttttgtgctccttattttagaaaggatatactgacattggaggcggttcacgagaatgattccagtaatgaaagggttaccatatgaggaacgcctggcaactcttgggttgtattccctggagttcaggagaatgaggggggtgatctcatagaaacattcagaatgttaaaagacctgaacagattagatatggcaaagttatttcccatggtaggggagtccaggacaagagggcacgacttcaggattgaaggacgtccatttagaacagagatgtggagaaattactttaatcagagggtggtaaatccgtggaatttgttgccatgagtggctgtggaggccaagtcattgggtgcgtttaaggcagaagtagataggttcttgattagccagggcatcaaagggtatggggagaaggcaggggagtggagatgactggaaggattggatcagcccatgattgattgctggagcagactcgatgggccgaatagcctacttctgctcctatatcttatggtcttgtatttgggaaaaaggtgctggctgtccaatcTATAAATGCCTATTAATTATCTTGTATATCCCTACCAACGGCTTGCTCAATCTATCCTGTAGTCCAGGCACATTCCTGGTAAATATTGTTGGTATCCTTTctgatgaggtgaccagaattgaacaaaatactccaagtatggtatAACCAGCACTTTCTCGAGCTGCTTTGTGACTCTTAACCTCAGTCCCTCAATGAATGAAGATCAACACACTACTTCAACTTgtacaccctatcaacttgcacagcaactttgagggatctatgcatGTGGACCCTGAGATAACTCTGTTCCTCTACACTACTAAGAATCTTGTTCtcaaccttgtattctgccttcaaattcaaccttccaagtgaatcacttcacacttttccagattaaaCACCATctagccacttctcagcccagttctgtgtCCTgtcgatgtcccgttgtaacttACGACAACCTTCAggaagtatcctggtaaatcttctctgcaccctcactaaagattccatatccttcctatcatGAAGTGACAAGAGCTGAACACGACTTTCctaatgtggtctaaccaaagtgTAATGCTCTCATTGTGCTCGTAAGCCAACTTGGCTCGTTAGCgagctctgctaacagccacgagACTCACAAACAATATACATCTCGAGTCCGTATAATTTTGGGTTCAAAATTGCAACATCATGGTGAAAAAAACCTtgattaaatttaaattaaaaagaaagtATATGTACCAATCTcagggaagagaaaagaaaatactaaaagggcccattacagttaaagcTGTCCAATGTGTCTATGAAGTTGGAGCTCATCATGGAGTTGTCATTTACTCGCATGCTGGACTATCATCTTCATGGAAGCACACACTGATCAAAATCCACCTGGAACAAACGGGCTCTCTCAGGAGTACTGGCCCTTCccccttggagccattcatctgcacaagaCACAATGAGctgtttggtcttgctgatgttgagtgcaagattgttgctgcaataCTACTCAACTATACGAATCATAAGactcaggagcagaatgaggccattcagcccatcaagactgctctgccattccatcatggctgattccggatCCCACCCAACTGCATTcacttgccttcttgccatattctttgatgccctgaccgatcagtaaactatcaaattctgccttaaatatacccacggacttggcctccactgcagtctgtggcagagcattccaaagatttattattctctggcttaaaaaaaaaaccctccttacctctgctctaaggttgcccctcaattttgagactgtgccctctagttctggatacctccaccatcagaggaaacatcctctctacatccatccCATTtggttctttcaacattcagaaggtttcaatgagattcccctgcattcttctaaattccagtgagtacaggcctaaagctgccagatgctcttcatatgttaaccccttcattcctggaatcatcctccgaactctctccaatgacaacacatcccttctgagatatggggccctaaACTGTtgtcaaaaaggctcagcattatctccttgcttttgtattctattccccttgaaataaatgccaacattgcatttgccttctttaccacagactcaacctgtaatttaaacttctgggagtcttgcacaaggattcctaagtctccctgcacctctaatgtttgaattttctccccattcagataatagattgcactattgttccttttacagaAATGCATCATCATatatttcctaacactgtattccatctgccactttttttgcatatttttccaatttgtctaagtcctgttacAATCGCatcacttcctcagcactacctgccccttcacctatcttcgtatcatccacaaactttgccacaaagccctcaattccattatcaaaatcattgacaagtACTTCGTGCAACAGGGACTTGCCTTCCAATGGCATTCTGCGGCATCTTACCTTCTGTCCCTTTCGCAGCTCCCATCAAAAGCCCCAAACCCAGAGcactgtccatcacaaatctctctccaccctgtcctctctagaactttctcccaattccaccaatCTGATTGGAAGTCcttctgaaacatcgactgtactcttttccatggatgctgcccggcctgctgagttactccagcattttgtgtgtgttgttgtgttAACCATTTGGGCTGATGAATGGCGATTCAAAAAAGTGTTTTTTTGatagttttattttttattttgacttttaaaaGTTTCAGAACCTTGCTAAGATGCCACGAAAAAAATGACACTACTGGAAAAAGTTGCTCTATGGGACCAAACAGAAAGTCATTCACTTATATATTGACAGATGGCAACAGTAtttcatgcaggaaggcaatgaagccAGTCCATTATCTTTACTGATTTTCTTCATTttcaatcaatcaaaagaacacagcagcctACACAGGATGAATTTCTCTGTCAATCATTtattaatttgttactcagttaaatgatctTCAgtctttttattcatttttaaccatttccatgaaaccAGCTAATTGGGATAGCTGCTTAATTGTGTTAAATTgtgctggtcccaatgtgtcccgaTTAGCCAAAATGAGTATTATCAAAATGCAGACTTGCTGTTGAACTCTGTAAAACTTGGATTGCCTGTTTGTAGGGCCGCGACCAGCTGCCTCACGTCGGAGGTTCCGCCCGGGCACCAGGGCCTTGAAGGAGATACGCCAATATCAGAAATCAACAAATTTGTTGATAAGCAAGCTGCCATTTAGCAGAGTGGTGAGTGGCAATAAGCTCTGATACTGACTGCTAACCGGAAAGGAAAGTGCTCTTTCCAGATTGATTTGTATTGTTGTCATCAGTATGGGCGAAGGGTTCAGCTCTGTTTGGTGTTGGGATTCAAGAGTTTCTAAAGtaatttctagtacacaagtgtaaaggaaaacaaggtaattgttacttcagatctaatgcaatgcaaaaaaaaatcacagtaagATAAATACAATAATACTAACACAATCaatacaaatacataagatactgtagcttacatacatagattgtatgtccataaagtgacactaggtacaggaacTAAACATAATGTgactttgacaggaaatgataaaatactgGTGGGGGTGTGAACACGTGGGTTAGTGGATGGAAGTGTTgatgcttggggaaagtaactgtttttgaatccgctggtcctggcatggatgctacgtaacATTTTcccagatgggagtgggacaaacagtccatgagcaggatgagtggggtccttcatgatgtaactggcccttttccggcacttTTCTGTCTGTACTGTATTTCCTTGGTGGCAGGTTGGCTGGGACTGCTGatacattgggcagttttgactacctgttgtactTGTATCACAATGTTATCATTTTCACCTGCCAAAGATTATCAGCTGTGGGAAGCACATTTGGGTTGTTCGAGAATTGGCAGTAAAACGGAACCCgttcaaaaaaaaaagttgcttGCCACGTTGTCAGGGACAATTAGGAGTGGGCAGTAGATGCTAGCTGTCAGCTTTCCTTGTGTTGGTCTTGCTGATAAAACAGACTACATCTGGGTTCTGGAAATTGGGCAGAAATTTGTACTTCATCAGTACAGACCAGATAGAGCCCTGTCTGAGTTTGGGTAGCATACTTTAAGAAGTAGTCCGATTTAGGAAAAAAAGGATTAAGATAATATGAGCAGTGACAAGTGGCTTCAGGGATGAGAGAATCGTACTTTGTACCAGAGGCCCCTCCAATCTGATTGTTTTCTGTGATTTCtgtggtgggtggtcgtatgaacagctagTACATTtcagaagtcctggttatgtgaccattgacgcCAGGCTCTGGAGCATCCATAATGGCTGCggttacctgtcttgtaaagacgctgcccagaagaaggcgatggcaaaccacttctgcagaaaaatttgccaagaacaatcatggtcatgacagTGGAAGATAATGATCGTCGACGTCatatgatggtgatgatgaatatgaaatatgaaaaataagtaataataagtaaagatagtgaggtagtgttcatgagtttatggactgttcagaagtctggtggcattgggaaagaagctgttcctgacactGTGTGGGCATCTCAAGCTCCTGTACCAGCTCCCTCATTGTAGTAATGGGAAGAGGCTTTGTCAtggatggtgatggtccttaatgatggatgctgccttttgaagatgtccttgatgataaGGAAGTTAGTGCCCATGAAAGAGCTTGCTGAGTTTCTAACTCTCTGCAGCTGTTTTCAATCCTCTGCATTGGTGTCTCCACATCAGAAGGtaatgcagccagacagaatgctttccacagtacatctgtacaagtttactagtctttggtgacataccaaatctactGAAATTTCAAATGAATTCACTTCATCTTCCTGAGGTTTACAgacaattcctttgtcttgctgatgctAAGTGCAGATTTGTTGATGCGGCACCACTCAGACAGCTGATTCattttgctcctgtatgcctcctcgtcaccatctgaaactctggcGATAGCAGTTGTGACATtgcgctgtgcctagccacactcttgactgtagagagagtagagcagtgggctaagcatgcacctgtgttgactgtcagtgagggggagaagctattttctatccacactgactggtTTCCTgatggaagtcaaggatccagttgcagagggaggttttggagcttgttgattagaactgatgtTGAACGTATTCTAATCTTGAACTCATCATATGTTCATCGCATCTTATTCTCCTTATCAATTCCCCTTGAATCTTAACATTTATCTGCACGAGGGATAACTTATAGTGGTCAATTAGCCTATGAACTACAtgtgtttgggatgtgggaagagacTGGAGTACTAACATGCTTGAGTTGAACGCAGTCAGCGCAGAAGTCAGGACTGGACCCGGGTTGCGGTGCTGACTGGCTCGAACTGCTTCACAATTACCTCCCCATATTGCACGATGGAATGTCAACAATGGCAGAATCCATTTAGAGTAAAAACCGGAAAGATGGGAGACTTTGGAGATGATGAAATTTGGCAAAAGGCTGGTTCGGAGATTGGGGGCACAGTGGGTAGACCACTTGTTCAAATGGAAAACTTAAAGCTAAAGCAAACACATCAACAAGGAAGTGATACGcagatgaaatgctggaggaagtcagcaggtcggacagcatctatagaaatggataaacagttgaagtttcgggctgagcctcttcatcaggactggggggaaaaaaaatgtgAGAAGAAGCCGAATAAGGAGTTACGGGGGGTGAAGGAggataagctagaaggtgatgggtgaatccagtttgatgagggaggggggatgaagtaagaagctggtaggtgatggttgggaaaagtaaagggctggagaggaaggaatctgatggggggagagtggaccatgggagaaagggaaggaggaggggcaccaggggaggtgataggcagatgagtagaa contains the following coding sequences:
- the LOC134346528 gene encoding histone H3-like centromeric protein A: MSGRPRGTAKRRGAAPKRRSPLRLSPARPPQRLPRSPRRSPRAEQESPRGRPSISPRAPQRPRPAASRRRFRPGTRALKEIRQYQKSTNLLISKLPFSRVVREVASRFTRGADFRWQANALLALQEAAEAFLVLLLEDAYLCTLHARRVTLFPKDIQLARKIRGIQAGLG